The following proteins come from a genomic window of Sorghum bicolor cultivar BTx623 chromosome 3, Sorghum_bicolor_NCBIv3, whole genome shotgun sequence:
- the LOC8057726 gene encoding protein NUCLEAR FUSION DEFECTIVE 4: MPSPSSAHWLSLVGSIWLQTINGPNADFPVYSSQLKDLKHITQVQLNFLAFASDAGKLFGWFSGVAALYLPLWLVAFVGAAFGLVGYGVQYLFLDSAGLRYWHLFLLTSLAGNGICWINTVCYLLCIRNFGTSSRVAVSLATSYLGLSAKVYTSLAESVLPGMAASSKAKTYLLLNAVVPMLVTVVVAPSLRVVDLTSEASTDAAFLVMFAITLATGACAVVGSIGSTSGSGLSSREHVISLGVLLATPVLIPLVLRVRESLNKIRETKRENRIHDLGTDDADNAGAAVVVIDLAAAAADAESNKEGDGVTAEKPQEEIGGLRLLRKLDFWLYFFSYMFSGTLGLVFLNNLGQIAESRRLGQTSTLVSLSSSFGFFGRLLPSFLDYYSAKSGYSISRTGSMASLMAPMSGAFFLLLNSSDLFLYLSTAVIGTCTGAITSVAVSATSELFGTKNFGVNHNVVVSNIPVGSLCFGYFAAYLYQRGARGGGTHQCIGDACYRETFVVWGATCAVGTLLCAVLYARSRSFAGKLASVRTPCLARLANCLTKSSSSSS, from the exons ATGCCTTCCCCTTCCTCGGCCCACTGGCTGAGCCTCGTCGGGAGCATCTGGCTGCAGACCATCAACGGGCCCAACGCGGACTTCCCCGTCTACTCGTCGCAGCTCAAGGACCTGAAGCACATCACGCAGGTGCAGCTCAACTTCCTGGCGTTCGCGTCGGACGCGGGCAAGCTCTTCGGATGGTTCTCCGGGGTGGCGGCGCTGTACCTGCCGCTGTGGCTCGTGGCCTTCGTCGGCGCCGCGTTCGGCCTCGTCGGCTACGGGGTCCAGTACCTGTTCCTCGACAGCGCGGGGCTCCGGTACTGGCACCTCTTCCTGCTCACCTCCCTGGCCGGGAACGGCATCTGCTGGATCAACACCGTCTGCTACCTCCTCTGCATCCGCAACTTCGGCACCAGCAGCCGCGTCGCGGTGAGCCTCGCCACCAGCTACCTCGGCCTCAGCGCCAAGGTCTACACCAGCCTGGCGGAATCGGTGCTGCCCGGGATGGCCGCCAGCTCCAAGGCCAAGACGTACCTCCTCCTCAATGCCGTGGTGCCGATGCTCGTCACCGTCGTGGTGGCGCCGTCGCTCAGGGTGGTGGACCTCACGAGCGAGGCGAGCACGGACGCGGCATTCCTCGTAATGTTCGCCATCACGCTCGCCACGGGCGCCTGCGCCGTGGTCGGCAGCATCGGCTCCACGTCCGGCAGCGGGCTGTCGTCGAGGGAGCACGTCATCAGCCTCGGCGTGCTGCTGGCCACCCCCGTGCTCATCCCGCTGGTGCTCAGAGTCCGGGAGAGCCTCAACAAGATACGGGAAACCAAACGGGAGAATAGGATCCACGACCTCGGCACCGACGACGCCGACAACGCCGGGGCCGCTGTCGTCGTCATCGacctagccgccgccgccgccgacgccgagagTAATAAGGAGGGAGACGGCGTCACGGCGGAGAAACCGCAGGAGGAGATCGGCGGCCTCCGGCTGCTTCGGAAGCTGGACTTCTGGCTCTACTTCTTCAGCTACATGTTCAGTGGCACCCTGGGCCTGGTGTTCTTGAACAACCTGGGACAGATAGCCGAGTCGCGACGGCTTGGCCAGACTTCCACGCTCGTCTCGCTGTCGTCTTCGTTTGGATTCTTCGGCCGCCTGCTCCCTTCCTTCTTGGACTACTACTCCGCGAA GAGTGGCTACTCCATCTCACGGACGGGCTCCATGGCGTCGCTGATGGCGCCCATGTCGGGCGCCTTCTTCCTTCTGCTCAACTCGAGCGACCTGTTCCTGTACCTGAGCACGGCCGTGATCGGGACGTGCACGGGCGCCATCACGTCGGTGGCCGTGTCGGCGACGAGCGAGCTGTTCGGGACCAAGAACTTCGGCGTCAACCACAACGTGGTGGTGAGCAACATCCCCGTCGGCTCCCTCTGCTTCGGCTACTTCGCCGCCTACCTCTACCAGCGCGGGGCGCGGGGCGGCGGCACGCACCAGTGCATCGGCGACGCCTGCTACCGGGAGACGTTCGTCGTGTGGGGCGCCACCTGCGCCGTCGGCACGCTGCTCTGCGCCGTCCTCTACGCCCGGTCGCGCAGCTTCGCGGGGAAACTAGCATCAGTAAGGACACCATGCCTCGCCCGGTTAGCTAATTGCCTCAccaagtcgtcgtcgtcgtcatcgtag